Proteins encoded within one genomic window of Spodoptera frugiperda isolate SF20-4 chromosome 7, AGI-APGP_CSIRO_Sfru_2.0, whole genome shotgun sequence:
- the LOC118266391 gene encoding ceramide-1-phosphate transfer protein produces the protein MSNENALDLHHVHQCFQRSLKEEDDVVIEAYIEGYNELVKFLNLIGSVFSFVSSDVKSKIKVMEKHREGEDAVHYDSFKKMMKYEKDTNLYDKNGFVSGSRTMLRLHRGLDFIRLFLKRLSEADENMNTCTTCQGSYNETLANFHPWYIRKAATLAMHALPSRPDLLKKIFGTDESLTAALAVLPQTLNSCDEVYRRVEQLYTDFEFHELP, from the exons ATGTCGAACGAAAACGCTTTGGACTTGCACCACGTCCACCAGTGCTTCCAAAGAAGCCTGAAAGAGGAGGATGACGTTGTCATTGAGGCGTACATAGAAGGATACAATGAATTAGTAAA GTTTCTCAACTTAATAGGATCAGTATTCTCATTTGTGAGTAGCGATGTGAAGagtaaaattaaagtaatgGAGAAACATAGAGAGGGAGAGGATGCGGTGCACTATGACTCATTCAAGAAGATGATGAAGTATGAGAAGGACACTAACTTGTATGACAAGAACGGATTCGTCTCTGGCTCAAGGACTATGCTGCGATTGCATCGAGGTttag ACTTCATACGTTTGTTCCTGAAGCGTCTGAGTGAGGCGGACGAGAACATGAACACTTGTACCACGTGTCAGGGCTCCTACAACGAGACCTTGGCCAACTTCCATCCGTGGTACATCAGGAAGGCAGCCACTCTAGCTATGCATGCGTTGCCTTCGAGACCGGATCTGTTGAAAAAG atCTTCGGTACGGATGAAAGTTTAACAGCAGCGTTAGCCGTGTTACCCCAAACCCTGAATTCTTGCGACGAAGTCTACAGACGTGTGGAACAACTGTACACGGACTTTGAATTCCATGAACTTCCTTAA